A region of Caldicoprobacter guelmensis DNA encodes the following proteins:
- a CDS encoding response regulator: protein MEHTKIKVLIADDHSLFRKGLEQLLELENDIEVIGEASNGKEVIEKAVELNPDVILMDINMPIKNGINAIKDLKEKGCPAKIIMLTVHDDQEYLLEAIRTGASGYIMKDADVDHLLKAIRDVYRGETYIQPNLSGKLIKDFDRLNYYSVRKEFEQYNLTPREIEVLLLIADGKNNKEIANELYISEKTVKNHVSNIFKKLDVNDRTQAAIYVLKNHLK from the coding sequence ATGGAGCATACTAAAATAAAGGTGCTCATCGCTGATGACCATTCCCTTTTCAGGAAAGGGCTCGAACAGCTTTTGGAACTGGAAAATGATATAGAGGTAATTGGGGAAGCCTCCAATGGTAAAGAGGTGATTGAAAAAGCCGTTGAGCTTAATCCCGATGTGATTTTGATGGATATAAACATGCCTATTAAAAACGGTATAAATGCCATAAAAGACCTTAAAGAGAAAGGATGCCCTGCTAAGATAATAATGTTAACGGTGCATGACGATCAAGAATACCTGCTGGAAGCGATAAGGACAGGCGCCTCAGGGTATATAATGAAGGATGCGGACGTTGACCACCTTTTAAAGGCCATCAGGGACGTTTACAGGGGTGAAACTTACATACAGCCCAACCTTTCCGGAAAACTCATAAAGGATTTTGATAGGTTAAATTATTATTCGGTAAGAAAAGAGTTTGAACAATACAATTTGACTCCGCGGGAGATTGAGGTCTTGTTGCTTATAGCCGATGGTAAGAACAACAAGGAAATCGCCAATGAGCTATACATAAGCGAAAAGACGGTTAAAAATCATGTCTCAAATATATTTAAGAAGTTGGATGTAAATGACCGTACGCAGGCCGCCATATAT
- a CDS encoding sensor histidine kinase, giving the protein MSEEISLEQLDEIVKKTIEALENGKKQIFEIAESARQEWKDLEAKLAELQGKVKEAVEEVEKLARLEKESRYRLMVVSKNFKLYSEDDIKKAYDAAREFQIRLALKREHEQNLIAQRTELEMRIRRTREIVERAEYLVTHVAVAMNYLVNALTNISSTIHELQKKEMMGIRIITAQEQERQRLARDIHDGPAQSLSNVVLKCELCEKLLERDVERAKQQIGELKQLVKSSLQEIRRIIFDLRPMSLDDLGLVPTLERYVATFIEETGIDVTFEVYDFDKKSVDKVVEVAVFRIIQEALNNIKKHSRATRASIKMYIKDGSLIVRIVDNGIGFDKEKMEEQKRANIHEGGFGIYGMKQRAELLKGKLTIQSQEGKGTVVLLQIPIDTNEKEV; this is encoded by the coding sequence TTGAGCGAAGAAATAAGCCTTGAACAATTGGATGAGATAGTAAAAAAGACCATTGAGGCTCTTGAAAACGGTAAGAAACAGATATTTGAAATTGCTGAAAGTGCCCGGCAGGAATGGAAAGACCTGGAGGCAAAGCTAGCCGAGCTGCAAGGTAAAGTAAAAGAGGCGGTAGAAGAAGTAGAGAAGCTGGCAAGGTTGGAAAAAGAAAGCCGTTACAGGCTGATGGTAGTCAGCAAAAATTTTAAACTTTACAGCGAGGATGACATCAAGAAGGCTTATGATGCTGCCAGGGAGTTTCAGATTAGACTTGCTCTTAAAAGGGAACATGAGCAGAACCTGATTGCCCAGAGAACCGAGCTTGAAATGCGCATTCGCCGCACAAGAGAAATTGTGGAAAGAGCCGAATACCTCGTCACCCATGTGGCTGTGGCCATGAACTACCTTGTAAATGCACTGACAAATATAAGCAGTACAATACACGAACTACAGAAGAAAGAGATGATGGGCATAAGAATAATCACAGCTCAGGAACAGGAACGGCAGAGGCTGGCTCGAGACATCCATGACGGCCCTGCGCAGTCGCTTTCGAATGTTGTGCTCAAGTGCGAACTGTGTGAAAAGCTGCTGGAAAGGGATGTGGAAAGAGCCAAGCAGCAAATAGGCGAGCTAAAGCAGCTTGTAAAGTCCAGCCTCCAGGAAATACGGAGGATCATATTTGACTTAAGGCCCATGTCGCTGGACGATTTAGGCCTAGTGCCTACTTTAGAGAGATATGTGGCTACTTTTATTGAAGAGACTGGGATAGATGTGACGTTTGAGGTTTATGACTTCGACAAGAAATCTGTGGATAAAGTAGTTGAAGTGGCGGTGTTCAGGATCATACAAGAAGCGTTGAACAACATAAAGAAGCATTCAAGAGCCACAAGGGCAAGCATTAAAATGTACATCAAAGATGGTTCTTTAATCGTCAGAATTGTTGACAACGGTATAGGCTTTGATAAAGAAAAAATGGAGGAACAAAAAAGGGCCAATATCCACGAAGGAGGATTTGGCATATATGGCATGAAGCAGCGAGCTGAGCTGCTAAAAGGGAAATTGACCATTCAATCTCAAGAAGGGAAGGGCACGGTAGTTTTGCTTCAAATACCTATTGATACTAATGAAAAGGAGGTTTAA
- a CDS encoding 5-formyltetrahydrofolate cyclo-ligase, with the protein MLIDKVEAVTKEDIRRVMLRRRRETSQEEIDEKSRRIAEVLLSLDFIRNNQTFMVYVNMPGEVRTERIIEDLLKAGKTVAVPVCIPQTVDLLASEIKGLDELVPGHYGILEPKKEFIRPIDPRTLEVIIVPGIAFDIRGNRIGHGKGYYDRFLRKVSPFAKKVGLAFEFQVMPDVPVCHFDVPMDMIITENGMRK; encoded by the coding sequence ATGTTGATAGACAAGGTAGAGGCTGTGACGAAGGAAGACATAAGGCGAGTCATGTTGAGGCGCAGACGGGAAACGAGCCAGGAAGAAATCGATGAAAAGAGCAGGCGCATAGCGGAGGTCCTGCTGTCTTTGGATTTTATCCGAAATAACCAAACCTTCATGGTTTATGTAAATATGCCAGGGGAGGTAAGAACCGAAAGAATAATCGAAGATTTGCTAAAAGCAGGGAAGACGGTGGCGGTACCTGTCTGCATACCCCAAACGGTTGACCTGCTGGCTTCTGAGATAAAGGGGCTTGATGAACTTGTGCCCGGACATTATGGTATACTTGAACCCAAGAAGGAATTTATAAGGCCTATAGACCCAAGGACTTTGGAAGTGATAATAGTACCCGGTATTGCCTTTGATATACGCGGGAATCGAATAGGTCATGGAAAGGGATACTACGATCGCTTTTTGAGAAAAGTTTCACCTTTTGCCAAAAAGGTAGGTTTGGCTTTTGAGTTTCAAGTGATGCCCGACGTGCCTGTTTGCCATTTTGACGTTCCTATGGACATGATTATAACTGAAAACGGTATGAGAAAATAG
- the alr gene encoding alanine racemase, whose product MRPSKVIIDLAKLDRNIRNIKRLLKPSTHLMAVVKADAYGHGAVGVAHQALASGASWLGVAIPEEGAELREAGITAPILVLGGIDETQVKTVVEYDLTQCAFSLEVARLLNYEAQRLNKIIAIHLKVDTGMGRIGLVDIESIRRFCTEIKSYSHLRLEGIFTHFAAADEEDKSFTNQQMSRFLKVLDTLRSEGIDFKWVHAANSAAIIDCPDTHFNLVRAGIAMYGYYPSPHVDHSRVHLEPILQWETKVVHVKDIDRGDSVSYGRTFIAQRPMRIATLPVGYADGYSRLLSNKGWVLIRGHRAPIVGLVCMDQVMVDVTHIPEVKPGDTAVLIGSQGEEVISAEDIARLCDTISYEVLTGIGRRIPRIYV is encoded by the coding sequence ATGCGACCCAGTAAGGTGATAATCGACCTTGCAAAGCTTGACAGGAATATAAGGAATATAAAGCGCTTGTTGAAACCCTCTACTCATCTGATGGCAGTTGTGAAGGCCGATGCTTATGGACATGGAGCCGTTGGTGTAGCGCATCAGGCTTTGGCATCGGGAGCTTCATGGCTGGGCGTTGCTATACCCGAAGAGGGGGCAGAACTTAGGGAGGCTGGTATTACTGCCCCCATTCTAGTGCTTGGAGGCATAGACGAGACCCAAGTAAAGACGGTGGTGGAGTACGATTTGACCCAGTGCGCCTTTTCGCTTGAGGTGGCAAGGCTTTTGAACTATGAGGCTCAGCGCCTGAACAAGATAATAGCTATACACCTCAAGGTGGATACAGGCATGGGGCGTATAGGGCTGGTTGACATTGAAAGCATAAGAAGGTTTTGTACCGAGATAAAGTCTTACAGCCATTTGAGGCTGGAGGGAATATTCACCCATTTTGCAGCAGCTGATGAGGAAGACAAATCGTTTACCAATCAACAGATGAGCCGCTTTTTGAAAGTGCTTGATACCCTTCGTAGTGAAGGCATAGATTTCAAATGGGTTCATGCCGCCAACAGCGCTGCCATTATCGATTGCCCTGATACTCATTTTAACCTGGTACGCGCGGGAATTGCCATGTACGGTTACTATCCTTCACCTCATGTTGATCATTCGAGGGTGCATCTTGAACCGATACTTCAGTGGGAAACCAAGGTGGTACACGTAAAAGATATAGACAGGGGTGATAGTGTCAGTTACGGTAGGACTTTTATTGCCCAGAGACCCATGCGCATTGCGACCCTTCCGGTGGGCTACGCAGACGGATACAGCCGTTTGCTCAGCAACAAAGGGTGGGTTTTGATACGTGGCCATCGGGCTCCCATTGTTGGGTTAGTGTGTATGGATCAGGTGATGGTAGATGTCACTCACATTCCAGAGGTAAAACCAGGTGATACAGCGGTGCTCATTGGAAGCCAGGGTGAAGAGGTTATCTCGGCTGAAGATATCGCAAGACTGTGTGACACCATCTCGTATGAGGTTTTAACGGGTATAGGACGCAGAATACCTAGGATTTACGTATGA
- a CDS encoding ACT domain-containing protein: MTQISVFLENKKGKLAEVTKVLAEHNIDMCAISIADTTNFGILRIIVDNPEKALEVLREAGYTVNTTEVLAVEVPDRPGGLHRVLEILSKGDISVEYLYSFVRRPAERALILFKVDDLKTAKEILKKENVSVLTVDDVNGLGTK, translated from the coding sequence ATGACCCAAATATCGGTGTTTTTAGAGAATAAAAAGGGCAAGCTGGCTGAAGTCACCAAGGTGCTGGCCGAGCACAACATTGATATGTGCGCTATATCCATAGCCGATACCACAAACTTTGGCATATTGCGAATTATAGTTGATAACCCCGAGAAGGCGCTAGAGGTATTGCGTGAAGCCGGCTATACGGTGAACACCACCGAGGTGCTGGCGGTGGAAGTGCCCGATAGGCCTGGAGGTCTGCACAGAGTGCTAGAGATATTAAGCAAAGGGGATATTAGCGTGGAATACCTGTATTCTTTTGTGCGGCGGCCTGCCGAGCGAGCCCTGATACTGTTTAAAGTAGATGACCTAAAAACGGCTAAAGAAATATTGAAAAAGGAGAACGTCAGCGTATTGACGGTGGATGACGTAAATGGTTTGGGAACAAAATGA
- a CDS encoding phenylacetate--CoA ligase family protein: MLYWDKAHECMDRQRLRELQSRRLVETVRRVYHNVPYYRQRMQEMGLVPEDIKGVEDLHKLPFTTKQDLRDNYPYGTFAVPLSEIVRIHASSGTTGKPTVVGYTRKDIITWSELMARTLVCGGTTKESVIQIAYGYGLFTGGLGVHYGAERIGASVIPISGGNTKRQIMIMKDFGTTVLACTPSYALHIAETMEEMGIKREELKLQYGIFGAEPWSEGMRKEIESKLQISAIDIYGLSEVIGPGVASECQYKCGLHIFEDHFIPEIVDPETGEVLPEGEEGELVITTITKEGLPVIRYRTRDISALNYEPCKCGRTHVRMKRVLGRTDDMIIVRGVNVFPSQIENILMEIGETEPHYLLVVDRVNNLDVLEVWVEVSNKLFSDEVRKLEELNRKITNEIQSALGLSVKVKLVEPKTIERSEGKAKRVIDKRKL, from the coding sequence ATGTTGTATTGGGATAAGGCACACGAATGTATGGATCGGCAGCGGCTTAGGGAGCTGCAGTCGCGTCGTTTGGTTGAGACGGTACGGCGGGTGTACCACAACGTGCCGTATTATCGCCAGCGAATGCAGGAGATGGGATTGGTTCCTGAGGATATAAAGGGTGTGGAAGATTTACACAAGCTGCCTTTTACCACCAAACAGGACCTAAGGGATAATTACCCTTATGGCACCTTTGCTGTGCCCTTGAGTGAAATCGTGAGAATACACGCTTCTTCTGGCACAACCGGTAAACCTACTGTAGTGGGTTATACTCGTAAGGATATCATCACCTGGTCGGAGCTTATGGCCAGGACCCTGGTGTGCGGGGGTACCACAAAGGAGTCGGTGATACAGATAGCTTATGGTTACGGCCTGTTTACCGGAGGATTGGGAGTACATTACGGGGCCGAACGAATTGGTGCCTCGGTTATCCCAATTTCTGGCGGCAATACCAAGAGGCAGATCATGATCATGAAGGATTTTGGCACCACTGTACTGGCGTGTACCCCCTCTTATGCCCTGCACATAGCTGAGACCATGGAAGAAATGGGAATAAAAAGGGAAGAGCTTAAGCTACAGTATGGAATTTTCGGTGCCGAACCGTGGAGCGAAGGCATGCGCAAGGAAATAGAATCAAAGCTTCAGATATCCGCTATAGACATATACGGTTTAAGCGAGGTTATAGGGCCGGGGGTTGCCAGCGAGTGCCAGTATAAATGCGGGCTCCACATATTTGAAGACCACTTTATACCCGAGATAGTTGACCCTGAAACGGGTGAGGTGTTGCCTGAAGGAGAGGAAGGGGAGTTGGTAATCACCACCATTACAAAAGAGGGGCTACCCGTGATACGGTATCGCACCAGGGACATATCCGCTTTGAATTATGAACCCTGTAAGTGCGGGCGTACCCATGTTCGGATGAAAAGGGTGTTGGGCAGGACTGATGACATGATTATAGTGCGAGGGGTAAATGTATTTCCTTCTCAAATCGAGAACATACTTATGGAAATCGGAGAGACTGAACCGCATTATCTGTTGGTGGTTGACAGGGTAAACAACCTGGATGTGTTGGAGGTGTGGGTCGAGGTATCCAACAAGCTGTTCTCTGATGAAGTCCGCAAGCTGGAGGAACTAAACCGCAAGATAACCAATGAGATACAGAGCGCGCTGGGGCTATCGGTCAAGGTTAAGCTTGTCGAACCAAAGACGATAGAGCGTTCAGAGGGCAAGGCTAAACGCGTAATTGATAAGCGAAAGCTGTAA
- a CDS encoding indolepyruvate oxidoreductase subunit beta, whose translation MDTKSILIVGVGGQGTLLASKVLGSLFMDLGYDVKISEVHGMAQRGGSVVTHVRYGTKVFSPLVEPGTADILLAFEKMEALRWIHFLKEEGRAVINLQEIEPMPVIMGTYEYPKDLEGRIREVCPNVIFFDALAVARELGNIKVTNMALIGVLAKVLGIGSEAWEKAIKMVVPPKTAEVNLKAFYAGYNSSSL comes from the coding sequence ATGGATACCAAAAGCATACTCATAGTAGGTGTTGGCGGACAAGGGACCCTTCTTGCCAGCAAGGTATTGGGGAGCCTATTTATGGATTTAGGATACGATGTCAAGATATCTGAGGTTCATGGCATGGCACAGAGAGGGGGCAGCGTGGTCACGCATGTAAGATACGGCACAAAGGTGTTTTCTCCACTGGTGGAGCCGGGTACTGCTGACATACTGCTGGCTTTTGAAAAGATGGAGGCGCTGCGGTGGATACATTTTTTGAAGGAAGAAGGCAGAGCTGTAATAAATTTGCAGGAAATAGAGCCTATGCCGGTGATAATGGGGACCTACGAGTACCCCAAAGATTTAGAAGGTAGGATTCGTGAAGTTTGCCCCAATGTAATATTCTTTGATGCTTTGGCCGTTGCAAGAGAGCTGGGAAACATAAAGGTGACCAATATGGCTTTAATAGGCGTACTGGCAAAGGTGCTAGGTATTGGGTCTGAAGCTTGGGAAAAAGCGATAAAAATGGTTGTACCTCCTAAAACAGCAGAGGTCAATTTAAAAGCGTTTTATGCTGGATACAATTCATCATCGTTATGA
- the iorA gene encoding indolepyruvate ferredoxin oxidoreductase subunit alpha, producing MKRLMLGNEAIARGAYEAGVRVVAAYPGTPSTEITEFAAKYEEIYAEWSPNEKVALEVAIGASFAGARAMVAMKHVGLNVAADPLFTVSYTGVNGGLVIVVADDPGMHSSQNEQDSRYYARASQVPMLEPADSQEALDFVKFAFELSERYDTPVIVRLTTRVAHSQSIVTLGQRVDIPLKEYKKLPDKNVMMPAMARKRHIEVEKRMKALAEAANDLWVNRVEMGDISIGIIASGITYQYAKEALPNASFLKLGMVNPLPRRLIESFASKVQKLYIIEELDPVLEEQIKSWGIPVTGKEIFPVQGELSANIILERIAGKVLNVRPVQDLPPRPPVMCPGCPHRGIYYVMKKLRLHATGDIGCYTLGALPPLEAIDTCVCMGASVGMAHGMEKARGRDFSHKLVAVIGDSTFIHSGITGLIDIVYNRGASTIVILDNSTTGMTGHQDHPGTGRTLKGDVVPPLNLVNLVRAIGIEHVRVVDPFDLEEVERVLKEETQREEPSVVIARRLCALLSKEVKAPLSIDVGACRLCGLCLRLGCPAIEKKPDGMYINQALCNGCGLCVKVCKFGAIRGVGE from the coding sequence GTGAAGAGGTTGATGTTAGGGAATGAGGCAATTGCAAGGGGAGCATACGAAGCGGGGGTGAGGGTGGTAGCGGCCTATCCTGGCACTCCCAGCACGGAAATTACTGAGTTTGCCGCTAAATACGAGGAGATCTATGCCGAGTGGTCGCCCAATGAAAAAGTTGCCTTGGAGGTAGCCATTGGCGCTTCATTTGCCGGAGCAAGGGCTATGGTAGCGATGAAACATGTGGGGCTCAATGTGGCAGCAGACCCATTATTTACCGTTTCCTATACAGGGGTCAATGGAGGGTTGGTCATAGTAGTGGCAGATGACCCTGGGATGCACAGCTCCCAAAATGAACAGGACAGCCGCTATTACGCCCGTGCGTCTCAGGTACCTATGCTAGAACCTGCTGATAGCCAGGAGGCTTTGGATTTCGTCAAGTTTGCCTTTGAGCTCAGCGAAAGATACGATACCCCTGTAATTGTAAGGCTTACCACCCGTGTTGCCCACTCACAAAGCATAGTGACCCTGGGCCAAAGGGTGGATATTCCGCTTAAAGAATACAAAAAGCTGCCCGATAAAAATGTGATGATGCCAGCCATGGCCAGGAAACGCCATATTGAAGTAGAAAAGCGTATGAAGGCTTTGGCTGAAGCCGCCAATGATTTGTGGGTTAACCGTGTTGAGATGGGGGATATCTCTATAGGCATCATAGCCAGCGGCATAACATATCAGTATGCTAAAGAGGCTCTGCCCAACGCTTCGTTTTTAAAGCTGGGTATGGTAAATCCTCTGCCACGAAGGTTGATTGAGTCGTTTGCAAGCAAGGTACAAAAGCTGTATATTATAGAGGAACTTGATCCGGTGCTTGAAGAGCAAATTAAAAGCTGGGGGATTCCTGTCACCGGTAAGGAGATTTTTCCTGTACAGGGCGAATTGAGCGCCAACATTATATTAGAAAGAATCGCGGGCAAGGTACTCAATGTAAGGCCGGTGCAGGACCTTCCGCCACGGCCACCTGTTATGTGCCCTGGTTGTCCTCATAGGGGTATATATTACGTCATGAAAAAGCTAAGGCTTCATGCGACAGGAGATATTGGGTGCTATACTTTGGGAGCTTTGCCGCCACTGGAGGCTATTGACACGTGTGTGTGTATGGGAGCTAGTGTGGGCATGGCTCACGGAATGGAAAAGGCTCGAGGCAGGGACTTCTCTCATAAGCTAGTGGCTGTCATTGGCGATTCTACATTTATACACTCTGGGATCACAGGGCTTATAGACATAGTGTATAACCGAGGAGCTTCCACCATAGTCATACTTGATAACTCTACCACCGGCATGACGGGACATCAAGACCATCCAGGAACAGGACGTACACTCAAGGGTGATGTTGTGCCGCCTCTTAACCTGGTGAACTTGGTAAGAGCTATAGGAATAGAGCACGTTAGGGTGGTTGACCCCTTTGACCTAGAAGAGGTGGAAAGGGTGCTTAAGGAGGAAACGCAGAGGGAGGAGCCCTCAGTGGTCATTGCACGGCGCCTATGTGCTCTGCTGTCCAAGGAGGTGAAGGCCCCTCTATCCATCGATGTGGGTGCTTGTCGGCTTTGTGGCCTTTGCCTGCGTCTGGGTTGTCCTGCCATTGAGAAAAAGCCAGATGGTATGTACATCAACCAGGCTCTATGCAATGGATGTGGGTTGTGCGTTAAGGTTTGCAAATTTGGTGCAATAAGAGGGGTAGGTGAGTAA
- a CDS encoding DUF1540 domain-containing protein, with the protein MEGRVEKRNQPLSGVKCVVNTCHYHMDGDYCGAAKIEIQPRNARTTQETDCATFVHK; encoded by the coding sequence ATGGAAGGCCGAGTGGAAAAAAGGAATCAGCCTCTTTCTGGGGTAAAGTGTGTGGTAAATACTTGTCATTACCACATGGATGGTGATTATTGCGGTGCTGCCAAAATCGAGATTCAACCGCGAAACGCTCGAACCACTCAGGAAACCGATTGTGCCACTTTTGTTCATAAATAA
- a CDS encoding D-sedoheptulose-7-phosphate isomerase, which translates to MGNPMNIFQELMDRYPALKECREDILRAYEILVECYQKGNKVLIAGNGGSAADAEHIVGELMKGFMKKRVLPDTTKQLLLNKNTSLGSILAEKLQGALPAIALTSQSSIFTAFVNDVDPDLVFAQQVLGYGRPGDVFIGLTTSGNSPNILYAAYLAGVLGLKTIGFTGKSGGRLKDLCDVTIRVPADSTPKVQELHLPVYHALCAMVEEHFF; encoded by the coding sequence ATGGGGAATCCCATGAACATTTTTCAAGAGTTAATGGATAGGTATCCTGCTTTAAAAGAATGCAGAGAGGATATCTTAAGGGCATACGAAATTTTAGTTGAGTGCTATCAAAAAGGGAATAAGGTCTTGATAGCAGGAAACGGAGGAAGTGCTGCCGATGCAGAGCACATAGTGGGCGAGCTGATGAAAGGGTTTATGAAAAAAAGAGTGCTTCCTGATACTACTAAACAGCTTCTACTGAATAAAAATACTTCTCTAGGAAGTATATTGGCTGAAAAGCTCCAAGGGGCGCTGCCGGCTATTGCCTTGACTTCTCAGTCTTCAATCTTTACCGCTTTTGTCAACGACGTTGACCCAGACTTGGTTTTTGCCCAACAGGTTTTAGGGTACGGCAGGCCTGGTGATGTGTTTATTGGGCTGACGACATCGGGCAATTCTCCTAATATCTTATATGCGGCCTATTTAGCCGGCGTTCTGGGCCTTAAGACCATTGGTTTTACGGGAAAAAGTGGGGGAAGGCTGAAGGACTTATGTGACGTAACCATACGGGTGCCGGCCGACTCTACACCTAAGGTTCAAGAATTGCATTTGCCGGTTTACCATGCCCTTTGTGCTATGGTGGAGGAACACTTTTTTTGA
- a CDS encoding ROK family protein: MKDGYLLGIDIGGTKCAVVLGDENGRIYKRYAFPTREQGGPYGVIEKIIQTADTILDELSVSIDDVRSVGISCGGPLDTKRGLILSPPNLPGWDEIPIVDILKDRFKKDVFLENDANACAVAEWKFGAGRGCNNMIFLTFGTGLGAGLIINGRLYRGASDMAGEVGHIRLAPDGPVGYGKAGSFEGFCSGGGIVQLARHEIISRLRRGEKVAFCPTEEKANTITAADVGLAAFQGDPVAIHILQTSGRYLGMGLAILIDILNPERIILGGIFARCREFIQPAAEEVLKAEALPSSYQACQILPAGLGERIGDLSSLCVAMGIV, encoded by the coding sequence ATGAAAGATGGCTATCTATTAGGTATAGACATTGGTGGTACCAAATGCGCTGTCGTGTTGGGTGATGAAAACGGTAGGATATACAAACGATATGCCTTTCCCACCCGTGAACAGGGGGGGCCTTATGGAGTCATTGAGAAAATAATCCAAACTGCTGATACTATATTGGACGAGCTGTCTGTTAGTATAGATGATGTGAGAAGTGTAGGAATCAGCTGTGGAGGGCCTCTTGATACAAAAAGGGGGCTTATACTGTCACCACCCAATCTGCCAGGCTGGGACGAAATTCCTATAGTAGACATATTAAAGGACAGGTTTAAAAAGGATGTTTTTCTAGAGAACGATGCTAATGCATGCGCTGTTGCAGAATGGAAGTTTGGTGCTGGACGCGGTTGCAACAATATGATATTCCTCACATTTGGGACAGGGTTAGGGGCTGGACTGATAATAAATGGGAGGCTTTATAGGGGAGCCAGTGATATGGCAGGAGAAGTAGGGCATATAAGGCTTGCGCCTGATGGACCTGTAGGATACGGCAAGGCGGGTTCTTTTGAAGGTTTTTGCAGCGGTGGGGGAATTGTGCAACTGGCCCGTCATGAAATCATATCCAGGTTAAGGCGTGGGGAAAAGGTTGCATTTTGTCCCACCGAAGAAAAAGCCAATACTATTACGGCTGCAGATGTAGGGCTGGCTGCTTTTCAGGGTGATCCCGTTGCAATTCACATCTTGCAGACCAGTGGAAGGTACTTGGGTATGGGACTGGCTATACTTATCGATATATTGAATCCTGAGCGCATAATACTGGGTGGCATATTTGCAAGGTGTCGAGAATTCATTCAGCCTGCAGCAGAGGAAGTTTTAAAAGCCGAGGCGTTGCCTTCTTCTTATCAGGCATGCCAAATATTACCAGCCGGATTGGGCGAAAGAATAGGAGATCTGTCAAGTTTATGTGTAGCTATGGGTATTGTATAG
- a CDS encoding Gfo/Idh/MocA family protein, with the protein MLKDKVRVGIIGCGGIANGKHMPGLAKLDCVEMVGFCDIIEERAQKAAAKYGSKDAKVYTDYRKLLEDKSIDVVHICTPNKSHGYITVDALEAGKHVMCEKPMAKTAADARKMVETAKRTGKKLTIGYQNRFRPDSEYLYTLCRNGELGEIYFAKAHAVRRRAVPTWGVFLDEEEQGGGPLIDIGTHALDLTLWMMNNYKVKSVMGTVYHKLSQRENAANAWGPWDPKKFTVEDSAFGFIVMQNGATIILEASWALNTLMVGEAKTTLCGTEAGADMWDGLRINGEKYGKLYITKPGLDASGVDFYDASAVESPGDKEARLWIECIINDTEPRVKPEEALVVTEILEAIYQSAKTGKAIYFEE; encoded by the coding sequence ATCTTAAAAGATAAGGTGAGAGTAGGAATTATAGGATGCGGGGGAATAGCCAACGGCAAACACATGCCAGGATTGGCTAAGCTAGACTGCGTTGAGATGGTAGGGTTCTGTGACATTATAGAGGAAAGGGCCCAAAAAGCTGCCGCTAAATACGGTTCAAAAGATGCTAAGGTTTATACTGACTACAGAAAACTTTTAGAGGATAAATCAATAGATGTAGTACATATATGTACTCCCAATAAGTCGCACGGGTACATAACAGTTGACGCCCTTGAAGCGGGCAAACACGTCATGTGCGAGAAGCCAATGGCTAAGACGGCAGCCGATGCTCGCAAAATGGTTGAAACTGCTAAGCGTACGGGCAAAAAATTGACCATTGGCTATCAAAATCGCTTCAGGCCGGATTCGGAATACCTGTATACCCTGTGCAGGAACGGAGAATTGGGTGAGATATACTTTGCAAAAGCTCATGCCGTAAGGCGCCGTGCAGTTCCCACGTGGGGCGTATTCCTGGATGAGGAGGAACAGGGTGGAGGACCGCTCATCGATATAGGTACCCATGCTTTGGACCTGACGCTGTGGATGATGAATAACTATAAAGTAAAGAGCGTCATGGGTACTGTATATCACAAGCTTTCTCAACGTGAAAACGCTGCTAATGCCTGGGGGCCATGGGATCCCAAGAAGTTTACTGTGGAGGATTCGGCGTTTGGCTTCATAGTCATGCAAAACGGTGCGACCATCATTTTGGAAGCCAGTTGGGCATTGAACACTTTGATGGTGGGCGAAGCCAAGACCACCCTGTGCGGGACTGAAGCGGGAGCTGATATGTGGGATGGCCTGCGCATAAACGGAGAAAAATACGGCAAGCTGTATATAACCAAACCAGGGCTTGACGCTTCTGGCGTAGACTTCTATGATGCTAGTGCAGTTGAGTCACCTGGTGATAAGGAAGCCAGATTGTGGATCGAGTGTATAATAAACGATACCGAGCCGCGGGTGAAACCCGAAGAGGCATTGGTTGTAACCGAGATCCTCGAGGCTATATACCAGTCAGCCAAGACAGGAAAGGCTATATATTTTGAAGAATGA